The genomic segment TCATGAGGCAATGGGTGTGTGTTGTGCTGCTGGTAGTGTCCTGGGTTGGAGGTTTCCTGCCTTCCATAATTCAACTTAGCACTATTTATGAGCTCCCATTCTGTGGCCCCAATATCACTGACCACTTCATCTATAACATGTACCCCCTATTGGAACTTGTCTTTGCTGACACATATGTCATTGGCCTTTTAGTGGTGGCCCATGGAGGGCTGATCTGCTCTATTGTGTTTCTGCTCCTACTCATCTCTTATGGTGTCATCTTGCACTCCCTCAAGAACCTTTGTCAGGAAGGGAGTAGGAAAGCCCTCCACACCTGTGGTTCCCATATCAATGTGGTGGTCTTCTTTGTTCCCTGTATTTTCATGTATGTAAGACCTGTTAAGACCTTTCCCATTGACAAATCACTGAGTGTATTTTATACAGTTGTAAATCCCATGATGAACCCACTAATCTATACTCTGAGAAATTCAGAGATGACAAATGCTATGAAGAAGCTCTGAAAAAGAGACATAATATCTGGTAATTATTAAGTACGTCACTCATGGTGAAGAGAGTCATTTGACATTAAGGGtccatttatttgaaatgcaGAAATCTTACATTTGATgctggcttccatttcttcaaagaatttaTAGTTACAATTAGAGAATGACCTGTGTGTTTGTGGTATTAATAAATTTCTTCCCTGCTAAAATGTAAGTTATATTGTCCTGCATGTCACTTCATCTAGAAAGTTCTAATGCCTATATAGCAGGGAATCAATAATGTACAATGCATTCTGAGGAAATTTTTATGTAGATACACTATTATAATCAATTTGtacatttatctttttccttttaactgaggcagtattatttttagattttttgccacaattctttttattattctgtttaaaatatttaatgctgTATAGGCCTTCTTCTTTACTAAATTTCAGTGGCATTGTATACAGTTTTTAGTgtaatatttctcctttttaaagaaaaattgatgtGTAATTGGTAagaataaatagtaaaaataaaaaccttacaAAATGGAATGAAGTGTAGAATAAACTtcctatttatatctcagcattgtCTTCAGTCTTCTTCCCCAAGACAGTCACTACTCTGTTTCTTAAGCTTGATCAGGTAATAATTGCAGATGCAAGTATATTCAAATATAcatgtgtctttttttctgtggATGTTAATGTGTACTTTACCAGCATATCCTGAAGATGTTTGTATAGCAGTCAATATAAATCcaacttttgctttttctgatgctGCATGATACTCTCTTAAAAAAGACACAGCAAAATTAATGTATCCTTTCCTGTATATTTGTTTCTAAACTTTCTATAACATATGCtattgcaataaatatttgtttagatTAAGTGCAAAGATGCATTCCTGGAATTGttgatatatgtatttaaatcaaTGGTCAGatagtctattttttttaaatgttgatattcATAGTTATTGCCCAATGGCCATCTCTGAGAGTGTATTAACACCTACACTCCTACCCACAGTCTGGGAAAGTACTTCTATCTACATTCTCTATAACCAGGACCTTATAAAAATGGCATTCAGCAATCtgattcatattattttatttcattttatactttaatCCAAAACCTTTTGATGTAGTTGtgcttgagcatcttttcacattttctgttttttacaaattgtctATTAATATCTTTTCTATTTCAATTGTTGATGTTATCTCTATGGATTTTTAGGAGATAGTTTATACTAAAGAAATTATCCCTTTATTAATGTatacataattattattattccagtttgtgatgtcttttttttactatttaaagtGCTTTTGGcatgtaaaaacattttttacattttatatttaatatttcttgttcattttgtatcttgctaaaaacagaccttttctGCTTCACTTTTACTAAAATATTCCTCACCTGTTATTAGCACTTAGTTCTTAAAGCATATTTTTGGTCCTTTAACTTACATAAAACTTTTAATCCATCAAGGATTTATTTGTTATAGGAGTTAAATAGGGATTGAATTTTAGTTGTGTTTctaaatttcacttttttatttataGTTGCTTAATTATCTTTTCTGCCATTGATTTGAAATCCTGACTGTTGTATTCTAAAATCCCATATGTATTTGGATCCAATTGAGGACTCTATTCTTTTCACTGATCTCTTTATTCATGTATCATTTGACACACAATATAATTGCTTTGATTTGTAATGCATTTTGATATGTGACTAGCCTAGCAGttcctcatttctatttttcagaatTATTCCCACACATGCATATTCatatttcaaaattgtttaaaagaaaataaacagcatgCTTAAAATTAAGTTTAAGTTCAAAATCATTTAGTCACAAaacaaatttcagttattttcaatTGTTCAATTTAAGATTAAATACGAAGGATTTATGATCTTAAAGTATCAAGAAATGTTATCTGTGAATAGAATAGATCTTTAAATTCAACATTCAGCTGTTTATACCCTTAGGTAGTGCTTATGGTTTCTGCCTGTATTATTTCTGTCTTAGAGGTAGCTGCTTTTCTTCATCCCTGACTCCTTTAATGCCAGCTGACACATTTGCTGTAAGAAAAACCAGCTATTTCAAGAAGTGCATAATTTAAGGTTTTGCTGAGCATTTTTTGGTGTGGCAGAGATTATTTTTATCATGGTGGATGCCAATATGGCCATCTACAAACCCCTGTACTATGAAATCATCATGAGTGACAGTGATATGATTTCCTCTCAAGTGGCATGAGCTGTATGCTTTGTCCCTGCAACTATTCAGATACTGATCACTGTCTGACTGCCTGTCTATGCCCAATACCACAGACCATTCATTTGTGACTTAAACCCTTTGTTGAAACTTTTCTATGTGGACATGATACCCTTGCTGTCAATACTGGGTTCATCTGCCTGTTGATTTTTCCTCTTGATGGTCTCCTGTATACTCATTTTATGGTCCATAAGGGAGATGCAAAGCCCCTTTCACCTTTGTCTCTCACATCACTGCAGTCATCTTAG from the Manis javanica isolate MJ-LG chromosome 11, MJ_LKY, whole genome shotgun sequence genome contains:
- the OR4A47 gene encoding LOW QUALITY PROTEIN: olfactory receptor 4A47 (The sequence of the model RefSeq protein was modified relative to this genomic sequence to represent the inferred CDS: inserted 1 base in 1 codon), which encodes MNQRKNVTYFVLLGLTQNPKEQKLFFVMFLLFCILTMVGNLLIIVTITFSKTLNSPMYFFLASLSFMDATFSSVITPRFXDLFFETNTISSQSRMTQLFTEHLFGGSEIFLLLAMAYDCYVAICKLLHYLVIMRQWVCVVLLVVSWVGGFLPSIIQLSTIYELPFCGPNITDHFIYNMYPLLELVFADTYVIGLLVVAHGGLICSIVFLLLLISYGVILHSLKNLCQEGSRKALHTCGSHINVVVFFVPCIFMYVRPVKTFPIDKSLSVFYTVVNPMMNPLIYTLRNSEMTNAMKKL